Genomic segment of Suncus etruscus isolate mSunEtr1 chromosome X unlocalized genomic scaffold, mSunEtr1.pri.cur SUPER_X_unloc_5, whole genome shotgun sequence:
tggagagaaggaaggaatgaaaggaaggaaaatgggaagaaaggaaggaaagatggaaggatggagagaaagatggaagtgcttcctcctccctccctctctcttcttactcctttctcttttttctctcttctcctctccacttctctcttcctctccctcctttttattttcctctcttcctcttcctctttctccccctccttaTTCCtcgcctctctccctccccttctccctctctccctgtcactcctttctctctctccctctcctcctctcttttttcctctctccccctctcccttcatctctctcccttccacttctttcttctttttcccctctccctctctctccctccctctctctctcccactctctccctctctttcactatctaaaaaaagatggaagcgaggaaggaaaaatggaaggaataaaagaaagaaggaaagatggaaggagggaaagatggaaggatggaaggaaggaaagatggaagcgcttcctcctccctccctctctcctcttactcctttcttttttctctcttctcctctcctccttccccttctctcttcctctccctcctttcttttttctctcttctcctctcctccttccccttctctcttcctctccctcctttcttattttcctctcttcctctccctctttctctctccccctctccccctccttaTTCCtcgcctctctctccctccccttctccctctctccctatcactcctttctctctctccctatcctcctctcttctttcctctttctccccctcttccttcatctctctccctccctcttctttcttcttcttcttcccctctccctctctctccctccctatctctctcccactctctccctctccttcactatctaaaaaaaaaaaagatggaagcgAGGAAGGAAAAacggaaggaataaaagaaagaaggaaagatggaaggagggaaggaaggaagaaaggatggatggaagaaagaaggaaggaaggaaggaaaaaatggaaagaagaaaagatatggCGCAGCTCTCACAAAAATGTCAGGAACGTCCTCTGGGGGAGTTGGACAGAAGTCAGAGAGAACACACTGAGGGCGGGGCCCCCCGTTTTGGGGGGGGTCCTAATAATTGTTTGTTTAGGGTTCAGAAAAACACCTTTCCCGCCATTCTGCTCACACAATTTTTGGCTGGATGTCTCCCCGTCCCCACAGACATCCTCCCTTGTGGAAATTTGATTTTGGGGGTTTcaatcacttttttggggggtcctgctatttttacttttgattaatttatttgggggggccacacaccgcagtgcccaggagttactctcgGCTCCGCATCCAAAAATCgctttttaggggccggagagatagcacggagggcaggcgtttgcctcgcatgccgaaggacggtggttcgaaccccggcatcccataggatcccctagcttgccaggggggtgatttctgggtttagaaccaggaggaacccctgagcgttgccgagcgtgacccccccaaaaagcaaacaaaaatattaaaaaataaaagatagggaTAAGAACTGGACTTAACGCTCTTTCCTGTTCTACAGGGATGCGATCTTGTGCTGTCTTCTGGGGGTGAAAACTCGGGGGGCGACTGTTCTGGAGGGGGGTCGACCGGAGAGACCCTCTTCACTACTACAGAGCCACTGTCCACCCGCCACAGCACCCCGAAATCTGTTCCTCCCAATCCACGAACCCCCAATCCCATGGCTCGACCGTCCTGGACTGAAGAACCATCGTTATTCTTTTCGAGTTCCTCACGACGACCGGATCAGAGAAACATCCCCCTGGGACCCGAACCCTCGAAGTGTGAGCCGTGCGTGGGGGCCTTCCCGTGTCCCCGACTTCGTGTCCTGCCCTCGGATGCCCCCAACACACGGGGTCCATCGTCTGACCATCAGCGAGGCCTGGACGCCCCGAAAAATCCGACCCACCCGATGGACCCGGAGGAAATGCCAACAGGGGAGAACTTACAGACGTGTGCGGATCACGGTAAAGCCTTCAGCTGTCCCATGGCTGTAAACATGAAAGGAAAGCTTCATACGTGTGAGGAACATGGGAAAACATTCCCCAAGGCCTCCGACCTTACCTGTCACGCGGGAGAAAAGCCACATACATGTCAGGACTGTGGGAAATCCTTCACACATCTGTCAGATCTTACTGTCCACCAGAAACTTTATACAGGACAGAAATCACACGCGATTCCAGACTGTGGAAAGGCCTCTGGTCACCCCAAAAACCTAACTGGCCGCGAGAAAGCCGTCCCCAAGGCCCGCAAGGTCCACGCGTGCCCCGACTGCGGGAAAACCTTCAGGGAGGCGTCGAACTTCCGAAGGCACCGGAGGATCCACACCGGGGAGAAACGACACGCGTGCGGGGAATGCGGGAAGGCCTTCATCCAGTCCTCAGACCTCGCTGGACATATGAAAGTCCACACTGGGGAGAAGCCCTTCGCCTGTCCGGACTGCGGAAGGGCCTTCGGCCACCGCTCCACCCTCACGAGACACAGGACCGTCCACACCGGGGAGAAACCGTACAATTGTCGGGACTGCGGGAAATCCTTCCGACACGCGTCCACGCTTCGCAGCCACAGGAAGACGGACGCGGGCAGCAAGGCCTACGCGTGTCCCGTGTGCGGGAAGGTCTTCTCCAAGGCGTCCATCGTCTTGTGTCATATCAGCGTCCACGCTGGACAAAAACTCTACCCGTGTCCAGAATGCGGGAAGGCCTTCTACTACCATTCTAGCCTCACACGCCATAGCAAGGTCCACGCTGGACAGCAGGCCTACAGATGTGATGTCTGTGGCAAGGCCTTCGTCCAGCTGTCGCACCTCGCCGGACACTTGAGTGTCCACTCTGGGGTGAAGCCGCACACCTGTGACCAGTGCGGGAAGGGCTTCGCCCGCCCCTCGTCCCTCCTGGCCCATAGGGAGGTCCACTCCAACGCCACGCGTTATCCGTGTCCCGAATGCGGGAAGACGCTGAAAAGGGCCTCGAGCCTGGCCCGACACAGGCTGCTGCATAGTGGACAGAAGCCTCACATCTGTCAGGACTGTGGAAAGTCCTTCAATTATTCGAGTTCCCTCAACTTACACAAGAAAATTCAcatgcgggcccagagagatagcacagcggcgttggcctcgcaagcagccgatccaggacccaaggtggttggttcgaatcccggtgtcccatatggtcccccgtgcctgccaggagctatttctgagcagacagccaggagggacccctgagcaccgccgggtgtggcccaaaaaccaaaaaaaaaaaaacaacaaacaaacaaaaaataaataaataacttattgaTTGTCtcgtgtctctctctcctctctcacttgtgtctcttttgtctctcctctcttgtgtctttctctcacttgtctctcttctctctcacttgtgtctcttttctttctcctcttgtctcttttctctctctcatcgcTCTCACTTGTGTCTattttgtctctctcctctcttgtgtctcttttctttcacttgtctctcttctctctcacttgtgtctcttctttctcctcttgtctcttttctctctctaatctctctcacttgtgtctcttttgtctctcctctcttgtgtctcttttctctcacttgtgtctcttctttctcctcttgtctctattctctctctaatctctcacttgtgtctcttttgtctctctctcctctcttgtctcttttctctcacttGTCTCTTCTCTCTAatctctcacttgtgtctcttttctttctcctcttgtctctattttctctctaatctctctcacttgtgtctcttttgcctctctctcctctcttgtgtctcttctctctcacttgtCTCTTCAATTATCCGTGTTCTCTTAACGTGCACAAGAAGAGAAGCCGTATCTACATATGAGAACATGTcccaggaaatacatataaaagaatgtcctttttttttttaaaaaaaaaaaaataaaacttatcgATTCATTGATAGGTTTTGGGGGTTCACAgtcggaggcactcaggggttcctcctggctctgcactcagaaatcactccagggaatagaacctggccgctgtgctatttctctggccctggagaaataaatatatttttaatatataaaaataattgtgatttatttttgtttgttttggggcctacacccgcccaacagtgctcaggccttcCTCCTGCCTCGCTCTGCGCTCACAAATCtatcctggctggctcagggaccatgtgggaagcgggggaatcgaacctgtgTCCTCAGCgtggaaggaaaaacaaaaaaaacc
This window contains:
- the LOC126000641 gene encoding zinc finger protein 250-like, whose translation is MVAFPDVALSFSPEEWTRLDVSQRELYRDVTLETYQHLKAVGLCGAKPALISWLEGGAVGKMPRGVFADRGARVRDWARFVPGTASLARNETGCDLVLSSGGENSGGDCSGGGSTGETLFTTTEPLSTRHSTPKSVPPNPRTPNPMARPSWTEEPSLFFSSSSRRPDQRNIPLGPEPSKCEPCVGAFPCPRLRVLPSDAPNTRGPSSDHQRGLDAPKNPTHPMDPEEMPTGENLQTCADHGKAFSCPMAVNMKGKLHTCEEHGKTFPKASDLTCHAGEKPHTCQDCGKSFTHLSDLTVHQKLYTGQKSHAIPDCGKASGHPKNLTGREKAVPKARKVHACPDCGKTFREASNFRRHRRIHTGEKRHACGECGKAFIQSSDLAGHMKVHTGEKPFACPDCGRAFGHRSTLTRHRTVHTGEKPYNCRDCGKSFRHASTLRSHRKTDAGSKAYACPVCGKVFSKASIVLCHISVHAGQKLYPCPECGKAFYYHSSLTRHSKVHAGQQAYRCDVCGKAFVQLSHLAGHLSVHSGVKPHTCDQCGKGFARPSSLLAHREVHSNATRYPCPECGKTLKRASSLARHRLLHSGQKPHIYSDRKWINVTSGHFPALLSLRGVPLQQGGSGGTTFSSVEGPRAVEFGAWIHW